From one Gracilinanus agilis isolate LMUSP501 chromosome 5, AgileGrace, whole genome shotgun sequence genomic stretch:
- the LOC123249145 gene encoding phosphoglycerate mutase 1-like, which produces MAAYKLVLIRHGESAWNLENRFSGWYDADLSPAGHQEAQRGGQALRDAGYEFDICFTSVQKRAIRTLWIVLDAIDQMWLPVVRTWRLNERHYGGLTGLNKAETAAKHGEAQVKIWRRSYDIPPPPMEANHPFYSNINKDRRYADLTEDQLPSCESLKDTIARALPFWNEEIVPQIKEGKRVLIAAHGNSLRGIVKHLEGLSEEAIMELNLPTGIPIVYELDKNLKPIKPMQFLGDEETVRKAMEAVAAQDKAKK; this is translated from the coding sequence ATGGCCGCCTACAAGCTCGTGCTGATCCGCCACGGAGAGAGCGCCTGGAACCTGGAGAACCGCTTCAGCGGCTGGTATGACGCGGACCTGAGCCCCGCGGGGCACCAAGAAGCCCAGCGTGGTGGCCAAGCACTGCGAGATGCTGGCTATGAATTTGATATCTGCTTCACCTCTGTCCAGAAGAGAGCAATTCGTACTCTTTGGATAGTACTAGATGCCATTGACCAGATGTGGTTGCCTGTAGTCAGGACCTGGCGGCTCAATGAACGGCATTATGGAGGTCTGACAGGCCTCAACAAAGCAGAGACGGCTGCTAAGCATGGTGAGGCCCAGGTCAAGATCTGGCGACGATCCTATGATATCCCACCACCTCCGATGGAGGCCAACCACCCCTTCTACAGCAACATCAACAAGGACCGGCGCTATGCAGATCTTACCGAGGATCAGTTGCCCTCCTGTGAGAGCCTGAAAGACACCATTGCCCGGGCTCTACCCTTCTGGAATGAGGAAATTGTCCCCCAGATCAAGGAAGGAAAACGAGTTCTGATTGCAGCCCATGGCAATAGCCTTCGAGGGATTGTCAAACATCTTGAGGGTCTGTCTGAAGAAGCAATAATGGAGCTAAACCTGCCCACTGGCATTCCTATCGTGTATGAGTTGGACAAGAATCTGAAACCCATCAAGCCCATGCAGTTCCTTGGGGATGAAGAGACCGTGCGTAAAGCCATGGAGGCCGTGGCAGCCCAAGACAAGGCCAAGAAGTGA
- the LOC123249961 gene encoding ankyrin repeat domain-containing protein 7-like — protein sequence MLPKMFNFGSKKIQPQSCSSTQPRRDSGIDGTCCSEGYHLRDKDMGRIHRAASIGNEAKVQELLLQKKHEIDEPDKLNRTPLHLACASGYPDVVSLLVERNCKLNVCDSENRTPLIKAVQCQQEECVSILLNHGADPDVVDTTSNTALHYAALGDNTTIAAKLLEHKANIEAKNQTGYTPLVLAVRKHNEAMVDVFLKNGANVNVCDNSKRTPLMIALSTSTKPTNIINLILEYDVDLSCQDDYGWTAKDYASISGVHAHRDLVLQHEKKQLDQLLSAGISSTDVTSDTVFALAGSDLAEEDNKDEKKAHGSGGPENRETGLNVLRKEIESYYL from the exons ATGTTACCCAAAATGTTCAATTTCGGGAGCAAAAAAATTCAGCCTCAGTCTTGCTCTTCCACCCAACCGCGCAGGGACAGTGGGATCGATGGAACCTGTTGCTCTGAAGGATATCACCTCAGAGATAAGGATATGGGGAGGATCCACAGAGCAGCTTCTATAGGAAATGAAGCAAAGGTGCAGGAGCTGCTCCTGCAAAAAAAACATGAGATCGACGAACCTGATAAATTGAACCG GACGCCTCTGCACCTGGCCTGTGCCAGTGGATATCCGGATGTTGTGTCTCTCTTAGTAGAGAGAAATTGCAAACTAAATGTGTGCGACAGTGAGAATCGAACTCCTTTAATTAAG GCTGTACAGTGTCAGCAGGAGGAGTGTGTATCTATCCTGCTCAATCACGGTGCAGACCCTGATGTTGTGGATACCACAAGCAACACTGCCCTTCACTACGCTGCCCTTGGTGACAACACAACCATAGCAGCAAAGCTTCTTGAACACAAAGCTAATATTGAAGCAAAAAACCAG ACAGGTTATACACCGTTGGTACTTGCAGTTAGAAAACATAATGAAGCAATGGTAGATGTTTTCTTAAAGAATGGAGCAAATGTGAATGTCTGCGATAATTCTAAAAG AACACCTCTCATGATTGCTCTCAGTACTAGTACTAAACCAACAAACATAATCAATCTTATTCTTGAATATGATGTTGACCTTTCTTGCCAAGATGATTATGGATGGACAGCTAAAGATTATGCTTCTATCAGTGGTGTTCATGC tcATCGTGACCTAGTTCTTCAACATGAGAAAAAGCAGCTTGATCAACTCCTTTCAGCTGGAATCAGTAGTACAGATGTGACTTCTGATACTGTATTTGCTTTGGCTGGATCTGACTTGGCCGAAGAAG ataataaagatgaaaaaaaggcaCATGGATCAGGAGGACCAGAGAACAGAGAAACAGGTTTGAATG